CTATGGTTACGCCACCACCGCGCTTTCGTTTTGATGATAAAGTGGCCCAGGAAGATATTAAGCGGTTGGTGCAATTCCTGGAAAAGCAGCGAGAGCCTATCAACCCCATAAACGACTGAGATCAATCACGCTATCACGGTCCATGTCGAATTGTGCTTGCGGGGATGCTTAATGCCTCAGGTATTGGCGACAGGTTTACGAGCGCCATACTTCAGGATGTTGCGGGCTTCCTGGATTGTCGCTGCAACGGTGATACGCTGTTGGAAACGTGGATACATAGGCCGGAAGAGGCGCATAATCGGCCTCATAAGGGGGTTCGGGCTGACCAGCACAATCAGACGCCAGACAGCAAACTCATGGTCCATACTACGCTGATAATGCATCAGGGAGTTGGTCGGTAGGCTAAAGCTATCCGCAAAGTTCGCCATCAATCCCACAGAGCGCCCAGCCTCCTGGGCCAGAAGTCGGCCATCAAGCAAAGCCTGGTTCCAATCGTTCCAGGACCAGTGGCCGATTAATTGGAGATAGATATAGCTCTTCTCCGCGTCACCCCAACCGACACGTACTGGCATGCAGTTCCCTCAACCCTCATGTGTGCTGTAGCATATGCCTCAATGTTTCTAATATCTTAGCATACTACTGGCAATTCAGCACGTCCTTTTATTATGCAAAATTACTCTGCGGTGAGGTCGTTATGGGAGCTGCCTTTTGGCAGATAAGTTTGAATACGAGGATGGGCAAAGAGCCGAGATGAAACCAACAAAGCGGAGGGGTACGCGTGCCGTGCTGCGGAGAGTTCATCCAATGTTTGGCAGACCTGACTGGGCATCACTTCGTACAGAGCAGGTAAAGGGGCGCGCCATTCAGCGAGATTATCTTCACTGTAGCACAGCACGCGCGGGCCAATCATTTCAATGAGGGACGGGTCTGTATAAGAATCAACCTGTAAATAGACGGGCATCTTCCAGCGTTGGGCCGTACTGGCAAGCTCGCGCAGCGTCTCAGCTGGCAGCAAATCGCTATATAGCCAGATAGCGCTGGCCCCTGCCGCACGTGCCGCGACGACGCCATAGACATCAAGTACATAATTCTGGTAAATGATGGGCACATTGGGCAAGGCACGGCTGAGAAGTTGCAGGTCTTCAATATCTGCTGAATAAAGGACGTGATCTGTAAAAAACGCGATGGCATCCGCGCCATGATGTAAACAGGCGATAGACGTACCAATCGGATCATAAATTTCGCTGAGGGTGATCTGTGCAACGATGAGCGGTGCAGCATCCCAATCCATATAGTTGGGGCGCGATTGCATATGAGCCAGATCAAATAAAGCAGGCAGCGGAGTTTGCTGGCGACGGACCTGTAAGTGCTTTGTTTTATTCGCGATAACCACCTCACGTGGCATGTCTTCAAGCATTATACTCAATCATGTTATATCAACTATGAATACTTTGACATTAGTATAGCTTATTGTAAGAAATAGATACACTCACAATTCAAGTCCAATATCTCTATAGAATCCATAATTTGCCCAGATGATATTGCGGTTTCAGTTACGAAAGGATGCCGAACTGTGGAGGGTGCTGTGCTATAATGGCGTTATTCTAGCGATTGGCTTAAGCTCATTGGAGGAAATCTATGCCTGAAAAAGACAGCGCCACGCTAAGCTATGACGACGTGCGCGCGATTGCAGACCTGGCACGCTTACAGCTCAGTGATGAAGAAGTCACCAAATACGCAGAACAGATCTCCGCGATTCTGCACGACTTCCAGAAGTTGCAGGCGGTTGATACATCCCACATCGGCGCAACGGCCTCTGTACTGCCGCTGAAGACGATCATGCGCGAAGATGTTGCTAAGCCAGCGCTCAAGCCAGAAGACGCCATCGCCAACGCCCCCCAGGCTGAAGACAATCAGTTTAAAGTCGCGCCCGTTTTGGGCGACGATTAACTGCCCAGATACGCCTACCCATCCAGCACCGGAGCTATCGAATGCCAGTACGCCGTCTGCTGCTGATCGAAGACGACTTCGACATTGCGGAACTACTGTTGACTTATTTCGCGAAGCCGGATTATGACGTCATGCACGCCGATACAGGCCAGGAAGGCATTGATCTGGCGCGCACACGGTTCCCGAATTTGATTTTATTGGACGTGATGCTGCCGGATATGGATGGGTACGATGTTTGCCGCCAACTGCGGCAGACAGCCCTCACCAAATTTATCCCCACGATCTTCCTCACACAGCGCGACGAACGCACCGCCAAAGTCCGCGGCTTGCAGCTTGGGGCCGATGATTACGTCACCAAGCCATTTGATATAGAAGAACTCAAACTGCGGATCGAAGGCAGTATTCGCCGTGCGACGACGGATTCGCTTTATGAGCAGCGCACAGGCTTACCCACAGGTCAATTGGCTTCTGAAGAAGTGAAACGCCATGAATCCAGAGGCGCGGACCTGTTACGTCTGAGCCTCCAGAACTTCCAGGCTTACCAGGATGTATACAGCTTTATGGCCGCCCAGGAAGTGCTTTACCATACGGGCAAACTCATCCAGCAGACGTTGATCTCGTTGGGTACGCCGAATGATTTCGTCGGCGTGGTTGAGGATGATTTCCTGGTTGCGACCTATGGCGACGCGCAAAAGCTGGAACAGGCCATTCAAGAGCAGTTCACAGCCCAGGTGCAGGCCTTCTATAGCTACGCAGATGCAGAAGCAGGCGGCATCACCGCCCATGCAGGCCAGAGTAATGAGCAATTTGTGCCGCTGATGTCGCTGCAAACAATCGCCGCCACATCATAATCAGCGCACATTAGGACCCTATATTTTTAGGACCTATATTTTGTTGACTTTATCATCGCGGTAGACGTGCTCCACCGGGCAGCGAGAGAGCGCGCCGATTTCATCGGCCATCTCCCGGTATTGCACTAATGCGAAGGCGACTGTCTCGCTCATGCTATAGAGGCGGATCATGCCATCGGGTGTATGGCGCTTAAAGACGTTATCGAGCGTCTTCATAGAGCGCTCCACGGCCAATACACGCCGGATGCTGCTGAGATCAAGCTTGGCTTGCACGCGCTCCCCCTTAAGCACAACCAGCAGATGCGGCAGCAAATATAGGCCGATTCCCTGCCCCAGGCGCGTCTCGCCTTGCAAAGTCTGCTCCGTATAGAACGCTTCAATCGGGCCGATAGGTGCTTGAGGCGCATTGCCAATGTTGCGGCGTGAGGGATGGACGGCCTGCCGCAGCAGCTTCACCAGCATTCCCATTTCCATCTGGGGCAGGCGCAGCGTCAGGAGATGCCAGATGCCGTTGCGCTCCAGATGAATCGTCAATTCGGAGATGTCGCCCGGTTGCAGGCTAATAGCGCTCACCCATTGAATCGACATTAAGGGGAAGTAGAGCAGGTGTTTTGTACGCGCATCCTGCAAAACGAGGTCGCCATATTCCAGGTGCAGATGATTGAAGCCTTGCATGCTGCCAAGCTGGGACGGCGTACCAAAGCGATACAGCCCTGCCTGTGCGAGATTGAGGTAAGGTTTGCGAAATTGCGTCCGCTCGAGTGCTTCTAGCTGTGCCTGGGGCGTCGGTTTACGAAATGATTGCTGCTGCCAGCGCGTCCGTGCCAGGGCGATGAGGCCCCCGGTTGCGAGCGTTGCCAATGCAATGAGGCCGATTTCTAGCATTGGGGTTCCGGTCATTCACACGTTGCATTCAAACCCTAGTATATCACGCCCCATGATTCCGTGAATGATACATCGGTGAATGCAGGGTTATAAATGCGGGGTTAAGGGAAACAGTTCGCGCAAGATGATGCAGTCTTCTTGTGCAGTCCTCTAAGGGATAGATCATTGGCCCGTTTTTCACTCGTGAAATCGTCGGTATCGCGCTACAATGAAACGTATTACAATTGGCTAGGTAGCGTTCATCGTATGGACCTGGGCATGTGGCTAGAGACGAATGCCAGCAGCAATAAGCTCTATAAAACAAGCTCTATAAAAAACGCTATCAAGAAAATGCTATCCTGTGCCCATCATCAAGAAGACCCACGACAGAAGAGGATAATCCCACATGCGTGAAATCACGGTTGCCATCGTGCAGATGAAGCCGGAACTGGGTGAGCCAGAAGACAACCTCGTTAAAATGTCCGAGATGATCTCCCGCATTGCGTCACAGCAGAAGGTGGATTTGATCGTCTTCCCGGAACTCATCACCAGCGGCAATGAACTGGGTGTGCGCTTTACGGATATTGCCCAGCGCGTCCCCGGCCCCACAGTGAACCTCATCGCTCAACGTGCGAATGACTTCGGCATTTATATCGCTTTTGGCATGGTGACGAAGGAAAAAGTGGAGAGCGTGCTGTACAACTCCGCCATTCTGGTTGGCCCAGATGGTGAACTTGTGGAGCAGTACAACAAAGTCCATCTACGCGGCGAAGAGCGCATGGCCTTCCGCGAAGGCTTTAAGCTGCCCGTCGCAGAAACAGAAATTGGCAGCATTGGCCTCGTCATTGGCTATGATCTGGCCTACCCGGAAGTCACCCGCAGCCTGTCGCTAGAAGGCGCTGATATGGTGTGCGTGTTGGCAAACTGGGAAACAGCCAATATCGATGAATGGAAGACCTATATGCGCGCCCGCGCTTATGAAAACAGCATCTTCATGATCGGCGCTAACCGGGTCGGCGAAGATGTGACGCTTAACTTCGGCGGGGAAAGCCTCGTCGTCGGCCCCCGTGGCGAAATCTTCGCCAGCCTGGAAGATGAGACCGACGAAGAAACAGGCGAGCCGATGGAAGGCTTCGCTGTCGCCCGCATTGACCTGGATGAAGTCCGCAAGAACCGCGAGGACTTCCAATTCATCCAGACGCGCCAGCCAACCGTTTACCGCAGCCTGGTTCGCAAATACTAAATTGAGTATCAGCCATCAAAAAAACCGCCGAGAACCCGGCGGTTTTTTGATATCTACAAAAGGGCTTTAGAATGCGTTTTAGGACGCACACCTAAGTGGCGTTATTGGCCTTCACATTGCTAAAGTGCTGCTCGAACAAGCCGCACAGGTTATTCCCCACGCCGACGTAGATATAGGTGAATTCATCATTGCCGACGGCAAATTCGCCCGTGCTTGCGCATGGCTCAATGGTCACAGATTGTGCACCCAGTCCGCCCAGGTCGCGCCCACGAGAGAGACACGCCAGCACGTTCTGGTTCACACGCGTACGGTTCACCACGATGGCAGCACCAGCCTGCGGGATAATATCAGAAGGCGCGGCTTCTGTATAAAAGCGCCCTGCAATGGCACCTGTTTCTTCCATACATTGCAAGACCGTATCAGCGCGTTCGATAGCCGCCAGGGCCGGAACATTGCCACTCGCCAGGGCAGTCCCAAAACCAGCCTTGGTAAGCGCATCAATGATGCTGTCGGATTCGGTGGTGGTATAGCCAGCAATATTCGGCAGATAACGCTGAGCACTGGCCGCATCGCTCTGAGTACCGATGGTCTGGCAGGCTGACGCCATAACAAGCAGCAGTCCCAGCACGAGCAGAGTCAAAACTTTACGCATTGTCTTTGCCTCCAAAAACGGGTGACAAGTATAGGTGACACGTTGAAACAATGATGCTTACCCTATTTCGTATCACGTTATTTCCATCTAACGTTATTACATTTAGCCTTAAAAGCATTGTCATTGTATCAGAAATTATCCCGGCTTAGGCCCCAGTCATTAGGGGTCATCATCGCCGGGATGCCGGCCTGATTATGACGCTGCAACCTGTTAAACCCCTTCTGGCAGGCATTCGTTGCCATAAGAGATGCAATTTTTACAAGCTTGTTACAGCAACGCCATAAGGGCCACTCATTGGCCCACCTATCGGTATACGCTAATAAGACCATCTTGCGAACTGTGTCTCTCCCATGTATGGTTTGCGCGCTAGAATAGATTGACTGACTGATCAATGAAGGGTCGCCCATGCGTTTGCTGCGCCGCCTCCTGCCTGATTTTATCGCCATTGTGCTGCTGTTTGCGCTACCTTTATGCTTCTTCTACCAGCAAACAGTGGGCGGCAAGACGCTGATCCCGACAGAGAACATCTACCAGTACGAGCCTTACGCAACCTACCGAGAAGAAGCTGGCGCGCCCGCCATACCCCATAATCACCTGCTGAGCGACCTCATCTTAGAAAACTACCAATGGAAGCACTTCATCGTTGAGCAGCTTGGCGAGGGTGAAATTCCGCTGTGGAACCCGCATCAATTTGCAGGGATTCCGTTTTTAGCCGCAGGCCAGCACAGCGCCCTGTACCCACTCAGCATCATTTACTACATTCTGGACCTGCCAAGCGCTTATGGCTGGTTCACTGTGGTGAATTTATGGTTGGCCGGGGTATTTATGTATGCCTTCGCAAGGGGGCTTGGTCTGCGCCGAGAAGCCAGTATCCTGGCGGGCATCATCTACCAGTTTAACGGTTTCGCCATTGCCAGCGTGCTCTTCCAGATGATGATCGGCGGCCTGCCCTGGCTGCCGCTGATGCTGCTCATGAGTGAACTCATCATCCGCCAGCATCGCTTTATGGGGCGACCTGCCAGCCTGCCGTGGGTCGTGATTGGTGCTATCGCCCTGGGTATGAATATCCTGGCAGGGCATGTTGAAATCACGATTTATACGTTGTTGATCACCGCCTTTTATGCCGGGGTCCGCCTATTGGTAGCGGGCTGGCGGCGAGAATGGCGACCTGTATTGAAACAGGGCGTGTGGATTAGCATCATGGTCCTGCTCGGCTTTGCGCTGGGTGCGGTGCAGTTCTTACCCTTATTCGAGTTCGCCAGTACCAATTGGCGCGCGGCCCGCAGTGACTTCTGGCAAGTGCTGGATTACGCTCATAAGCCGCGTGACATCCTGCAATTTGCGATACCCAACTTTTACGGCAGCCCGGCACATCATCATATCTTCGATGTATTCAGCCTACAATTTACACCCGTCAGCGGCGTGAACCAGACACACACAGATTGGGGCATTAAGAATTACGTTGAAGGCGCACTGTACGTTGGCATTCTACCCCTGCTGCTGAGCGCCTATGCCCTCTATGACCGCTGGATTGGCTGGCGGCTTCGTCAGCGCCACACAGGCTCTCGTGATACGGCGGCTGTCATCATGGCGAACGAACCACCCTACCGATTTATCTTCGCGGTGCTGGGCCTGTTCAGCTTGCTCTTTATGTTTGGCGTGCCAGTCTATGCGGTTGTGTATGTGCTGCCAGGGATTAACCAGTTGAATAGCGCTTTCAGATGGGTATTCGCGCTGACTATATGCGTCGCTATGCTGGCGGCCTTCGGCATGGATGCCCTGATGCGGCGCGCTGCTGAAAAAGACACGCCGCGCATCACCGTGACGGGCATTGTGATTATGGCCCTGGGGCTTTTGGTGATGATTGGTCTGCTGCTGAGCCGTTTGCTCTATCCGCAGTTGGAGCCTATTTTTGAGCAAATCCGCACGGGTATGCTCAATGCGGACCGAGCTTTCCTGGATGCGCGCGCTTTCTACAGTTACGAATTCGTCAATACGGCTGTTTTCGCGGTGATTCTGTTCTTATCAGGCGTCGTGCTATGGTGGGTTGGCCGGATGCGCGCCTTTAAAGGGTTACACCGCTGGACCATCTTCACAAGCGCATTGGTCATCGTGGATTTGATGATCGCCTCCTGGGGCTTTAACCCGGCCAGTGACCCGGCCCTACTGGATTACACACCCCCTGCTGTACAGTTTTTGCAAGATCAACAAGCAGAAGGCGACATCTGGCGCTTTACAACCCTGGAGAGTGACGCTCGCCCGCCGATTTTGAATGCCAACCTGGGCTGGATGTACGGCCTTTATGACATCCGTGGCTATGACAGCATCATCCCCGGCAGCTATGTCGATGTTATGCGGCAGATCGCGCCTCAGTGGCAGCTCGATTACAATCGCATTGCGCCGCTGTTTACCGAGTATCTCGATAGCGAAAACAATGCAGTCTTTGATGTCAATGATGCCCTGACCTCGCCGCTGCTGGATCAACTGGCTGTGCGCTATGTGCTGACTTATGCCGATACAGACATCACCGCAGAAGGCTACGAACTGGCTTACAGCGATGAAGCGCTCCGTATCTACGAGAACACCGATGCGCAGCCCTACGCCTATTTGGAAGGCGACATCATCACGCCGCTGACGCTCATGCGCGACAGCGGGCGCGAAAAATTCCTTGATATACAAATTGACCAACCGCGCACAGTCATCCTCAGCGAAAATTATGCCGATGGCTGGAGGGCCTTCATCCGGCCCCAGGGCGCGGGCGAAGATGCAGAAAGACCCCTCAACGTCGCACCAACAGACGCCAACATGCAGGCGATTATGATCCCTGATGCCGGCAATTGGACGCTTCGGTTGGTTTACAGTCCTAACAGCTTCCAGATCGGCACATTTGGCAGCGCACTGGGTATCATCGTGCTGGCGCTAATGGCGGGGGTTTGGATCTGGCGCACGTATGTCGGCACCAATACAGAAAACAGCAGCGCGACGGCCAGAGTCGCACGCAACAGCATCGCACCGATTATCCTGCGCCTGTTCAACCGCAGTATCGACTTCGTGCTGGCCTTCGTCATCTACCGCATTCTGGACCAGGAGAGCGTCGGCATTTATAACTTCGCCGTGGTGATCTTCGTCTGGTTCGATATTTTCATCAACTTTGGCCTGAACTTGTACCTCATCCGAGAAGTCGCCCGCGAGAAGCTGCGCAGTGGTTATTACTTCTTCAATACCAGTTTTATGCGGCTGAGCCTGTTTGTGGTGGGCATCTTCCTACTATTCGCCTTTCTGGATATCTGGCCGCGCGTGGGCGCAGAGACGATCCCACAGGAAGGCATTGGCGCGCTGTTCCTGCTGTACCTGGGGCTGTTACCGGCCACACTCAGCACAGGTATGACGGCCCTCTTTTACGCCTATGAACAGGCTGAAGTGCCCTCCGCCATTGAAACCATTACTGCCATCAATAAGGCCATCTTCGGCGTGATTGTCCTGGCACTAGGTGGTGGCATCATCGGGCTGGCAGCAGTCAGCATCGTGAACAACTTCATCACCCTGGGCGTGTTGATGTGGCATGGTCGCAAGCTGATTGGCGAGGTACCCAGCTTTAAGCCCGATCTGCCGCTGATCCGGCGTATGACGCGTGAGAGCTGGCCGCTGCTGCTAAATCACTTCCTGGCGACGATTTTCTTCCAGTTTGATATTGTGATTTTGCAGGCGGTACGCGGTGCGGTGGAAGTGGCTAAATACAGCACCTCTTATAAGTGGTTGATGGCAATCAATATCATTCCAGCGATGTTCACGCAGGCGGTCTTCCCGATGTTGAGCCGGCAGGCAGAAGAGAATATGGATGCCTTCGAGCGGACGTACAGCTTCAGCCTCAAGTTAATGATCGCCCTGGCGCTACCCTTCGCGGTGGCGTTTACGGTGCTAGCGGAACTATTGACGCTTATCCTGGCGGGGCCAAGCTACCTACCAGACGCGGCCATCGCCTTACAACTCATGATCTGGAGCATTCCATTTGGCTGGATGAACAGCCTGACGCAGTACGCCCTCATCGCATTGAATTTACAGCGCTATATTACGGTGGCGTTCTTCTGGGCGGTGGGCTTTAACATCGTGACCAACCTGCTCTTCATCCCGCAGTTCGGTTTCCAGGCAGCCGCTATCACGACAATCTTTTCAGAAGCAGCGCTGCTGGTGCCATTTGGCGTCCTCATGCAGCGCGGCATGAATCGGCCTATTCCCTGGTTGGGCCTGATCTGGCGGCCTATCGTCGCGGCAGGGGCTATGCTGCTCGTGACAGTAAGCTTGTGGCCCCTATTCAACGTGGTAGCGCTGCTCATCGGGACGGGCGTTTATGGGGTGATACTCGTCGCCCTGCGGCCCCTTTCCGACGCGGAAGCCACCATGCTGCAAAATATGCTCCCGGCCCGCCTGACGCAATCCCGCATCGGGCGCTTTGTGCTGGGTGGCGCAGCGTAGAAAATTCTTAACGCAGAGGTAAACGCTATCGGATTTCAATTCCAGCAGCGTTGGCAATGCACGTCATGATGGTTTTCTCCGCGCCGCCGCGTCTCTGCGTTAAAAAAATGCTACCAAGCTCTACCAAGGTGCCGCATAAGGCTGTACACTGTGGGCTATTCGTTTAATTGGCACACAAGGAAGCTCCATGACCAACGACCTGCGCCAGGGAGGGGTTGCCGTTATCGACTTTGGCAGCCAATATACGCAGCTCATCGCGCGCCGTGTCCGTGAACAGGGCGTCTATGCGGAAGTCTTCGCCCATGACGCCGATGCCGATCATATCAATCAGCACCAACCCGCAGCCTATATCCTCAGTGGCGGCCCCAACAGCGTCTATGAAAATGGCGCACCCCAGGCCGCACCGCACATTTTAAAGAGTGAGAAGCCCATCCTGGGTATTTGTTATGGGATGCAAGCCCTGACCTATGCACTCGGCGGACAGGTCGCCCCATCCCAGGCACGTGAATATGGCCCCGCGACAATCACGCATACGCCAGCCAGCCCCTTACTCGATAACCTGGATACAAACTTACAGGTGTGGATGTCTCACGGGGACCGCATCGAGCAACCGCCTGCGGGCTTTGTTCCGCTGGCCCAGAGCGAAAACTCACCTTATGCTGCAATTGGTGACCTCGAACGTAATATTTATGGGGTGCAGTTCCATCCAGAAGTCAGTCATACGCCCCAGGGTAGCGCGGTTTTGCATAACTTCCTGTTCAAGATTGCGCACCTCACGGCCAAATGGACCCCGCTCGCCGTCATTGAAAACGCCATTGAAGCCATCCGCGCCCAGGTGGGTGACGAAAAGGTGATCCTTGGCCTGAGCGGTGGTGTCGATAGTGCTGTCGCTGGGACGCTCATCCATCGCGCGATTGGCGACCAGCTCACAAGTATCTTCGTGAATACGGGTTTCCTGCGCAAAAACGAGCCGGAAAGCGTGCTAGCTGTCTTCCGTGACGAGATGGGCATGAACGTCATCTACAACAACGCCACTGAACGCTTCCTGGATGCATTGCAGGGGAAGACCGAACCAGAGCAGAAGCGCAAGATCATTGGCAACGAGTTCATCGAAGTCTTTAAAGAAGAGGCTAACGCACTGGAAGGTGTGCGCTTCCTGGCACAGGGCACAATTTACCCGGATGTGATCGAGAGCGCATCTGGCAGTAAAACGGCCCATGTCATCAAGAGTCACCATAACGTGGGCGGCCTGCCGGAGCAACTTGGCTTTGAGCTGGTTGAACCGCTGCGCGACTTATTCAAAGATGAAGTGCGTAAAGTCGGCACTGCTCTGGGCCTGCCGGACCATATCGTATGGCGGCAGCCCTTCCCTGGCCCCGGCCTGGCAATCCGCTGCCTGGGCGATCTCACAT
The Phototrophicus methaneseepsis DNA segment above includes these coding regions:
- a CDS encoding flippase codes for the protein MRLLRRLLPDFIAIVLLFALPLCFFYQQTVGGKTLIPTENIYQYEPYATYREEAGAPAIPHNHLLSDLILENYQWKHFIVEQLGEGEIPLWNPHQFAGIPFLAAGQHSALYPLSIIYYILDLPSAYGWFTVVNLWLAGVFMYAFARGLGLRREASILAGIIYQFNGFAIASVLFQMMIGGLPWLPLMLLMSELIIRQHRFMGRPASLPWVVIGAIALGMNILAGHVEITIYTLLITAFYAGVRLLVAGWRREWRPVLKQGVWISIMVLLGFALGAVQFLPLFEFASTNWRAARSDFWQVLDYAHKPRDILQFAIPNFYGSPAHHHIFDVFSLQFTPVSGVNQTHTDWGIKNYVEGALYVGILPLLLSAYALYDRWIGWRLRQRHTGSRDTAAVIMANEPPYRFIFAVLGLFSLLFMFGVPVYAVVYVLPGINQLNSAFRWVFALTICVAMLAAFGMDALMRRAAEKDTPRITVTGIVIMALGLLVMIGLLLSRLLYPQLEPIFEQIRTGMLNADRAFLDARAFYSYEFVNTAVFAVILFLSGVVLWWVGRMRAFKGLHRWTIFTSALVIVDLMIASWGFNPASDPALLDYTPPAVQFLQDQQAEGDIWRFTTLESDARPPILNANLGWMYGLYDIRGYDSIIPGSYVDVMRQIAPQWQLDYNRIAPLFTEYLDSENNAVFDVNDALTSPLLDQLAVRYVLTYADTDITAEGYELAYSDEALRIYENTDAQPYAYLEGDIITPLTLMRDSGREKFLDIQIDQPRTVILSENYADGWRAFIRPQGAGEDAERPLNVAPTDANMQAIMIPDAGNWTLRLVYSPNSFQIGTFGSALGIIVLALMAGVWIWRTYVGTNTENSSATARVARNSIAPIILRLFNRSIDFVLAFVIYRILDQESVGIYNFAVVIFVWFDIFINFGLNLYLIREVAREKLRSGYYFFNTSFMRLSLFVVGIFLLFAFLDIWPRVGAETIPQEGIGALFLLYLGLLPATLSTGMTALFYAYEQAEVPSAIETITAINKAIFGVIVLALGGGIIGLAAVSIVNNFITLGVLMWHGRKLIGEVPSFKPDLPLIRRMTRESWPLLLNHFLATIFFQFDIVILQAVRGAVEVAKYSTSYKWLMAINIIPAMFTQAVFPMLSRQAEENMDAFERTYSFSLKLMIALALPFAVAFTVLAELLTLILAGPSYLPDAAIALQLMIWSIPFGWMNSLTQYALIALNLQRYITVAFFWAVGFNIVTNLLFIPQFGFQAAAITTIFSEAALLVPFGVLMQRGMNRPIPWLGLIWRPIVAAGAMLLVTVSLWPLFNVVALLIGTGVYGVILVALRPLSDAEATMLQNMLPARLTQSRIGRFVLGGAA
- the guaA gene encoding glutamine-hydrolyzing GMP synthase codes for the protein MTNDLRQGGVAVIDFGSQYTQLIARRVREQGVYAEVFAHDADADHINQHQPAAYILSGGPNSVYENGAPQAAPHILKSEKPILGICYGMQALTYALGGQVAPSQAREYGPATITHTPASPLLDNLDTNLQVWMSHGDRIEQPPAGFVPLAQSENSPYAAIGDLERNIYGVQFHPEVSHTPQGSAVLHNFLFKIAHLTAKWTPLAVIENAIEAIRAQVGDEKVILGLSGGVDSAVAGTLIHRAIGDQLTSIFVNTGFLRKNEPESVLAVFRDEMGMNVIYNNATERFLDALQGKTEPEQKRKIIGNEFIEVFKEEANALEGVRFLAQGTIYPDVIESASGSKTAHVIKSHHNVGGLPEQLGFELVEPLRDLFKDEVRKVGTALGLPDHIVWRQPFPGPGLAIRCLGDLTWDRLETLREADAIFLEELEKAGLLVGDTAQCFAVLLPVKAVGVMGDLRTYEEVIALRAVQTQDFMTADWVRLPYDLLAQVSSHIVNKVKGVNRVVYDVTSKPPGTIEWE
- a CDS encoding response regulator transcription factor; the encoded protein is MPVRRLLLIEDDFDIAELLLTYFAKPDYDVMHADTGQEGIDLARTRFPNLILLDVMLPDMDGYDVCRQLRQTALTKFIPTIFLTQRDERTAKVRGLQLGADDYVTKPFDIEELKLRIEGSIRRATTDSLYEQRTGLPTGQLASEEVKRHESRGADLLRLSLQNFQAYQDVYSFMAAQEVLYHTGKLIQQTLISLGTPNDFVGVVEDDFLVATYGDAQKLEQAIQEQFTAQVQAFYSYADAEAGGITAHAGQSNEQFVPLMSLQTIAATS
- the gatC gene encoding Asp-tRNA(Asn)/Glu-tRNA(Gln) amidotransferase subunit GatC, yielding MPEKDSATLSYDDVRAIADLARLQLSDEEVTKYAEQISAILHDFQKLQAVDTSHIGATASVLPLKTIMREDVAKPALKPEDAIANAPQAEDNQFKVAPVLGDD
- a CDS encoding carbon-nitrogen hydrolase family protein gives rise to the protein MREITVAIVQMKPELGEPEDNLVKMSEMISRIASQQKVDLIVFPELITSGNELGVRFTDIAQRVPGPTVNLIAQRANDFGIYIAFGMVTKEKVESVLYNSAILVGPDGELVEQYNKVHLRGEERMAFREGFKLPVAETEIGSIGLVIGYDLAYPEVTRSLSLEGADMVCVLANWETANIDEWKTYMRARAYENSIFMIGANRVGEDVTLNFGGESLVVGPRGEIFASLEDETDEETGEPMEGFAVARIDLDEVRKNREDFQFIQTRQPTVYRSLVRKY